The following proteins come from a genomic window of Pirellula staleyi DSM 6068:
- a CDS encoding KamA family radical SAM protein — protein MTQSDCEQSIVSVDLEEPPSSRFETTTSEFSLPVVTPTSRIAPASLPTEPASFVAPAFKRPRTTTRTRAFRRAFFPEVADRDWNDWRWQSRNRIRTLQQFEKMLVLSSDERQALVDGGSMLPVGITPYYMSLLDREDANQPLRRTVVPVTGEFLRTPGEADDPLGEDGHSPTPGLVHRYPDRVLLLALDFCSTYCRYCTRSRVVGHGEIMPSEQRLEKAFEYIRQTPTIRDVLISGGDPLALSEDKLDWILGRLRSIPHLEFVRIGTKMPAVLPQRITPQLIRVFKKYSPLWMSIHFLHPDECTPEANQACARLADAGIPLGSQTVLLKGVNDRVDTMKDLVHRLLMMRVRPYYIYQCDPISGSAHFRTSVSKGLEIIEGLRGHTTGYAVPTYVIDAPGGGGKIPLQPNYVVGRDGNDLLLRNYEGQVYRYPDPTP, from the coding sequence ATGACTCAGTCCGACTGCGAGCAGTCGATTGTTTCCGTTGACCTTGAAGAACCTCCAAGTAGTAGGTTCGAAACAACCACCTCGGAATTTTCTTTACCCGTTGTCACTCCCACGAGTCGAATCGCGCCAGCGAGTCTGCCGACCGAGCCCGCCAGCTTCGTCGCACCTGCTTTCAAGCGACCACGCACAACGACTCGTACCCGCGCTTTTCGCCGCGCCTTCTTTCCTGAAGTTGCCGACCGCGACTGGAACGATTGGCGCTGGCAATCGCGCAACCGCATCCGGACGCTGCAGCAGTTCGAAAAGATGCTGGTTCTGTCGAGCGACGAGCGTCAGGCGCTGGTCGACGGCGGCTCGATGTTGCCGGTAGGGATCACCCCCTACTACATGAGCCTGCTCGACCGCGAGGATGCCAATCAGCCTCTCCGCCGCACGGTGGTGCCGGTGACTGGCGAATTCCTCCGTACGCCGGGGGAAGCCGACGATCCGCTCGGAGAAGATGGTCATAGTCCAACACCAGGGCTGGTCCATCGCTATCCCGATCGGGTACTCCTGCTGGCGCTCGATTTCTGCAGCACCTACTGCCGCTACTGCACCCGGTCGCGCGTGGTCGGACATGGCGAAATCATGCCGAGCGAACAGCGTCTGGAGAAGGCGTTTGAATACATTCGCCAAACTCCGACGATTCGCGACGTGCTGATCAGTGGTGGCGATCCTCTGGCCCTCAGCGAAGACAAACTCGACTGGATTCTCGGTCGGCTCCGATCGATTCCCCACCTGGAGTTCGTCCGCATCGGGACCAAGATGCCGGCGGTTTTGCCGCAGCGCATCACCCCGCAGCTGATCCGGGTGTTCAAAAAGTATTCGCCCCTCTGGATGAGCATCCACTTCCTGCACCCCGACGAATGCACGCCGGAGGCAAACCAAGCATGCGCGCGGCTAGCCGACGCTGGCATTCCGCTCGGTTCGCAAACGGTGCTGCTCAAAGGGGTGAACGACCGGGTCGACACGATGAAGGATCTTGTGCATCGCTTGCTGATGATGCGCGTACGTCCTTACTACATCTATCAATGCGATCCGATCAGCGGTTCGGCTCACTTTCGAACTTCGGTCTCCAAAGGACTCGAAATCATCGAAGGTTTGCGTGGGCATACGACCGGCTACGCAGTGCCGACTTATGTGATCGATGCCCCCGGCGGTGGTGGAAAAATTCCACTTCAGCCGAACTACGTCGTCGGTCGCGATGGCAACGACCTGCTGCTGCGCAACTACGAAGGGCAGGTTTATCGCTATCCCGATCCGACGCCTTAA
- a CDS encoding lactate utilization protein B, giving the protein MTHSTLATAFVADRPRAEWHDKTLWFVRSKRDKAASKLPEWELLRETASQIKAHTMSRMADYLEQFERNAQKHGVIVHWAKDAAEHNAIVHKILADRGVTRLVKSKSMLTEECHLNPYLERHGIEVVDSDLGERIVQLAGEPPSHIVLPAIHKKKEDIGELFHEHLHTEKGASDPNYLTEAARHHLRDRFMRADAGLTGVNFAIAETGGIVVCTNEGNADIGVSLPKVHIASMGMEKIIPRAADLSIFLRLLARSATGQPITTYSSHFHGPRPGGELHIVIVDNGRTGLLGSDEHRRSLNCIRCGACMNTCPVYRRSGGFSYESTVPGPIGSILSPARDPKEHKSLPFACTLCGSCTDVCPVKIDLHHQLLTLRSEIAHKGHLPWSKRMSMKLASMVLSRTWLYNLAGKTARLALRILPRFLVYNPLNDWGRQRDLPPAPAASFREQLKQRHATRNEASQNQSK; this is encoded by the coding sequence ATGACACACTCGACACTAGCCACTGCGTTTGTCGCCGATCGTCCTCGCGCTGAGTGGCACGATAAGACCCTGTGGTTCGTCCGCTCGAAGCGCGACAAAGCGGCCTCCAAGCTTCCCGAGTGGGAATTGCTGCGCGAAACAGCGTCGCAAATCAAAGCGCACACCATGTCGCGCATGGCCGACTATTTAGAGCAGTTCGAGCGCAACGCCCAGAAGCACGGAGTGATTGTCCACTGGGCCAAGGATGCCGCCGAGCATAACGCCATCGTGCACAAAATTTTGGCCGATCGAGGTGTCACGCGGCTGGTGAAAAGCAAGTCGATGCTCACCGAAGAGTGCCACCTCAATCCTTACCTCGAGCGGCACGGTATCGAGGTGGTCGATAGCGACCTCGGCGAACGGATCGTGCAGCTCGCCGGTGAACCTCCGAGCCATATCGTCCTCCCGGCGATCCATAAGAAGAAGGAAGATATTGGCGAGCTGTTCCACGAACATCTGCACACCGAAAAAGGGGCTTCGGACCCGAACTACCTAACCGAAGCTGCCCGCCACCACTTGCGCGACCGCTTTATGCGGGCCGATGCGGGGCTCACGGGAGTGAACTTCGCGATCGCCGAAACCGGCGGCATTGTGGTCTGCACCAACGAAGGCAACGCCGATATCGGTGTGTCGCTTCCCAAAGTGCATATCGCCAGCATGGGGATGGAAAAAATCATTCCTCGTGCAGCCGATTTGAGCATCTTTTTGCGACTCTTGGCGCGAAGTGCCACGGGACAGCCGATCACGACTTATTCGTCGCATTTCCACGGGCCACGTCCTGGTGGCGAGCTCCATATTGTGATCGTCGATAACGGCCGGACGGGATTGCTCGGGAGCGACGAGCATCGCCGCTCGCTCAACTGCATTCGCTGCGGCGCGTGCATGAACACTTGCCCGGTCTATCGTCGCAGCGGCGGATTCAGCTACGAAAGCACCGTGCCTGGGCCGATCGGCTCGATCCTCTCGCCAGCCCGCGATCCGAAAGAACATAAATCACTGCCCTTTGCCTGCACGCTGTGTGGATCGTGCACCGATGTTTGTCCGGTGAAAATCGACCTGCATCATCAGCTGCTGACGCTCCGCAGCGAAATTGCTCACAAGGGGCATTTGCCCTGGTCGAAGCGGATGTCGATGAAGCTGGCTTCGATGGTCCTCAGCCGCACTTGGCTCTACAACCTGGCAGGTAAAACAGCGCGTTTGGCGCTCCGCATCTTGCCACGATTCCTCGTCTACAATCCCTTGAACGACTGGGGGCGCCAGCGCGATCTCCCACCTGCTCCTGCGGCCAGTTTCCGAGAACAATTAAAGCAGCGTCATGCCACACGAAACGAAGCCAGCCAAAATCAATCCAAATAG
- a CDS encoding biopterin transport-like protein BT1, translated as MKNGATTDPPPAPSTWLLWQRALPFATLFGVVYFVQGFAEPTAGLVSQPFVDSFSSAGFAATEIGAWLGIVGLPWSIKPLAGLMIDFIPLGRLGRSGWLLLGNLLSIVGYGCAALTLLLAGGEGLVAALLLASSGVAIADVATDALAISRGQPLGITGQLQSVQWGALSLAGILAGELGGYLAASNRLGLGMVVCALLGLLVIAVQLILRVLHPAVIVEHAPPVISSDEPTAARASTLGEAYRQLILAAQSRLVITTGLFLFLWSFNPFSTAVLQSYATDILGLDEQFYGRLISVQCLAMFVTACVYGIICRMVAMRVLVHLSIAAGIACTLAYWGFSGATSGVIVTLFVGAAYMLGTLIQLDLAARVVPIRSAGTVFALLMAISNSGLSASLTVGGFLYDQLFLWTESRHAAFHLLVGIGGLSTSLCWLVVPFLPPLDDRPISPAKAADVTET; from the coding sequence TTGAAAAACGGCGCTACCACCGATCCTCCTCCCGCTCCAAGCACCTGGCTGCTGTGGCAACGCGCCCTGCCATTCGCCACGCTGTTTGGGGTGGTCTACTTCGTGCAAGGCTTTGCCGAACCGACTGCGGGGCTCGTTTCGCAGCCATTTGTCGATAGTTTTTCGAGTGCCGGTTTCGCCGCCACCGAAATCGGGGCCTGGCTCGGAATCGTCGGCCTCCCTTGGTCGATCAAGCCACTCGCCGGACTGATGATCGACTTCATTCCCCTGGGAAGACTGGGGAGAAGCGGCTGGCTACTGCTCGGGAATTTGCTCAGCATCGTCGGCTATGGCTGTGCGGCGCTCACGCTCCTGCTGGCGGGCGGGGAAGGACTCGTCGCAGCGCTGCTGCTGGCCAGTTCCGGGGTCGCAATCGCCGATGTCGCCACCGATGCCTTGGCGATTTCCCGGGGACAGCCGCTCGGGATCACCGGGCAACTGCAGTCGGTGCAGTGGGGAGCCCTTTCGCTCGCGGGGATTCTCGCTGGCGAACTGGGGGGCTATCTCGCCGCCAGCAATCGGCTGGGGCTCGGGATGGTCGTTTGCGCGCTGCTGGGTCTCTTGGTGATTGCGGTGCAGTTGATTTTGCGCGTCTTACATCCAGCGGTGATCGTCGAGCACGCGCCGCCCGTCATCAGCTCTGATGAACCAACAGCCGCTCGGGCGTCGACACTCGGCGAGGCCTACCGGCAGCTGATCCTGGCAGCCCAAAGTCGACTGGTAATCACCACCGGGCTGTTTCTGTTCCTCTGGAGTTTCAATCCGTTCTCTACGGCGGTGCTGCAAAGCTACGCCACCGACATCCTGGGGCTCGACGAGCAGTTTTATGGGCGACTCATCAGCGTGCAGTGCCTGGCGATGTTCGTGACCGCCTGTGTCTACGGCATCATCTGCCGCATGGTTGCGATGCGGGTGCTCGTGCATCTCTCCATCGCCGCCGGCATCGCCTGCACACTCGCTTACTGGGGATTCAGTGGCGCTACTTCGGGGGTGATTGTCACGCTGTTTGTCGGAGCGGCCTACATGCTCGGAACCTTGATTCAGCTCGACCTGGCGGCCCGCGTCGTTCCGATCCGCTCGGCCGGAACCGTCTTCGCGCTTTTGATGGCGATCAGCAATTCGGGACTCTCGGCCAGCCTCACCGTGGGTGGCTTTCTCTACGATCAGCTCTTCCTGTGGACCGAAAGTCGTCACGCCGCCTTTCATCTGCTCGTCGGAATTGGGGGGCTCTCCACCTCCCTCTGCTGGCTCGTCGTGCCGTTTCTTCCGCCACTCGATGATCGGCCAATTTCCCCGGCCAAGGCTGCCGATGTGACAGAAACGTAA
- a CDS encoding (Fe-S)-binding protein, whose amino-acid sequence MPTVGLFIPCYVDQMYPHVGMATLELLEQLGCKVEFPTAQTCCGQPMSNTGCTDEAKPLARKFLDVFADYEYIVAPSGSCVSMVRHHYDELVHDDKRLVPTQKKTFELCEFIVDVLKVEKIDRPFPHRVGLHQSCHGLRELRLASSSEVMGPPFGKTRQLLASMAGIELVNLERPDECCGFGGTFAVSEEAVSCMMGDDRIYDHEKSGTQVLTANDMSCLMHLQGIIARKKKPLRVMHVAEILAGHSV is encoded by the coding sequence ATGCCTACCGTTGGTCTGTTTATCCCTTGCTACGTCGACCAGATGTATCCCCATGTCGGGATGGCCACGCTCGAGTTGCTCGAGCAGCTGGGATGTAAGGTCGAATTTCCCACCGCCCAAACTTGCTGCGGACAGCCGATGTCGAACACCGGCTGCACCGACGAGGCCAAGCCTTTGGCCCGGAAGTTTCTCGATGTCTTTGCCGACTACGAATACATCGTCGCTCCCTCGGGCAGCTGCGTCTCGATGGTGCGGCATCACTACGACGAACTGGTGCACGACGACAAACGCCTCGTGCCGACGCAAAAGAAAACGTTCGAGCTCTGCGAGTTCATCGTCGATGTGCTGAAGGTCGAAAAAATCGATCGTCCGTTTCCACATCGCGTGGGGCTACATCAAAGTTGTCACGGACTCCGCGAACTGCGGCTCGCTTCGTCGAGCGAAGTCATGGGTCCCCCGTTTGGCAAGACCCGCCAACTGCTCGCCAGCATGGCCGGCATTGAGCTGGTGAATCTCGAGCGTCCCGATGAATGCTGTGGCTTCGGCGGAACCTTTGCGGTGAGTGAAGAGGCGGTTTCGTGCATGATGGGGGACGACCGAATCTACGACCACGAGAAATCGGGAACCCAGGTGCTGACAGCCAACGACATGAGCTGCCTGATGCACTTGCAGGGAATTATTGCTCGCAAGAAGAAGCCGCTGCGTGTGATGCATGTCGCTGAAATCTTGGCAGGACACTCCGTATGA